From the genome of Vitis riparia cultivar Riparia Gloire de Montpellier isolate 1030 chromosome 2, EGFV_Vit.rip_1.0, whole genome shotgun sequence, one region includes:
- the LOC117928554 gene encoding AT-hook motif nuclear-localized protein 23-like produces the protein MAGLDLGTASRYIHQLHRSDLHLQRPQDSDEDNNTNRGGAQYSGDHQDDVAHHGLELVSANAGPGDLVARRPRGRPPGSKNKPKPPVIITRESANTLRAHILEVGNGCDVFDCVATYARRRQRGICVLSGSGTVTNVSIRQPAAAGAILTLHGRFEILSLSGSFLPPPAPPGATSLTIFLAGGQGQVVGGSVVGELTAAGPVIVIAASFTNVAYERLPLDEEEPLQMQQQVPQSSGGGGGGINNPFPDPSVGLPFFNLPLNMPNCQLPVDGWAGNSGARPPF, from the coding sequence ATGGCTGGTTTGGATTTAGGCACTGCTTCTCGTTACATTCATCAGCTTCACCGTTCGGACTTGCACCTCCAGAGGCCACAGGACTCTGACGAAGACAACAACACCAACAGGGGTGGGGCTCAGTACTCCGGCGACCATCAGGACGATGTGGCGCACCATGGCCTCGAGCTCGTCAGCGCTAACGCCGGTCCCGGAGACCTCGTGGCGCGGAGGCCCAGGGGTCGGCCACCTGGCTCCAAGAACAAGCCCAAGCCTCCGGTGATCATCAccagagagagtgcaaacacgctTCGAGCTCATATTCTAGAGGTGGGTAATGGATGTGATGTGTTCGACTGTGTTGCCACCTATGCCCGCCGGCGGCAGCGGGGGATCTGTGTTCTGAGTGGGAGTGGAACGGTGACGAATGTCAGCATCAGGCAGCCGGCGGCCGCTGGGGCGATACTGACGCTGCATGGAAGGTTTGAGATACTTTCGTTATCTGGATCCTTCTTGCCGCCGCCTGCGCCGCCTGGTGCAACTAGTTTAACCATTTTCTTGGCCGGAGGGCAAGGCCAAGTCGTCGGGGGTAGCGTGGTGGGTGAGCTGACTGCGGCGGGGCCGGTTATTGTGATCGCAGCATCGTTTACTAATGTGGCCTATGAGCGATTGCCGTTGGATGAGGAGGAGCCACTCCAGATGCAGCAGCAGGTACCACAGTCTTCAGGTGGCGGAGGCGGTGGTATCAATAACCCATTTCCCGATCCATCGGTAGGGCTTCCGTTCTTCAATTTGCCCCTGAATATGCCGAATTGTCAGTTACCTGTGGACGGATGGGCGGGGAACTCAGGAGCTAGGCCACCATTCTGA